The following proteins come from a genomic window of Paracoccus sp. SCSIO 75233:
- a CDS encoding enoyl-CoA hydratase/isomerase family protein: MSGPILVTSEGNTGIIELARPEKFNCLSLDVHERISAARSEFEANPDIRAILIRAQGKNFCTGADLVEVKGKLNDPAALDHFIAFGMNNLRALETSSLPVVVAVQGLCLAGGIELMLACDVCFAAESAQFGDQHAQFGLIPGWGGSQRLTRLMGQRRALDLMFSARWLKSDEAKEAGLVNYIVPDADLHKSALEYCEKIATRSRPGIAEMKRLAREGADLGIDQQMRLERDAAVRALPSDDVAEGLDAFENRRAPEFKA, encoded by the coding sequence ATGAGCGGCCCCATCCTCGTCACTTCCGAGGGCAACACCGGCATCATCGAACTGGCCCGCCCCGAGAAATTCAATTGCCTGTCACTTGACGTGCATGAGCGCATTTCTGCTGCGCGGTCGGAATTCGAGGCGAACCCGGATATTCGGGCGATCCTCATCCGGGCGCAAGGCAAGAACTTTTGCACCGGCGCCGATCTGGTGGAAGTGAAAGGTAAATTGAACGATCCCGCCGCGCTGGACCATTTCATCGCCTTTGGCATGAACAACCTGCGTGCGCTTGAAACCTCCTCCCTCCCTGTCGTGGTGGCAGTGCAGGGGTTGTGTCTGGCCGGCGGGATCGAACTGATGCTGGCATGCGATGTGTGTTTCGCGGCCGAAAGCGCCCAGTTTGGCGATCAGCACGCGCAATTCGGGCTGATTCCCGGTTGGGGTGGCTCGCAGCGGTTGACACGGTTGATGGGGCAGCGCAGGGCGCTCGACCTGATGTTCTCGGCCCGCTGGCTCAAGTCGGACGAGGCCAAAGAGGCCGGATTGGTCAACTACATCGTGCCGGATGCGGACCTGCACAAGTCTGCGCTGGAATACTGCGAGAAAATCGCCACCCGTTCACGTCCCGGCATCGCCGAGATGAAGCGGTTGGCGCGCGAAGGCGCGGACCTTGGTATCGACCAGCAGATGCGGCTTGAGCGCGATGCCGCCGTGCGCGCACTGCCCAGCGATGACGTGGCGGAGGGCCTCGATGCATTCGAGAACCGGCGCGCCCCCGAATTCAAGGCTTGA
- a CDS encoding acyl-CoA dehydrogenase family protein has protein sequence MQFQPTDDQKAFRETAKRFATERLAPTYQERASGHTFDRALIKEMGALGLIGADLPEEFGGLGESSVTSGLIVEEIAYADFNASYVQLLGSLMGGMVAKHASKDIASEWVPKVVSGDAVIGLGLTEPRGGSDAANLILRAEKSGNGWRLNGEKTSMSFASQADAAVVFARTGDPDGGSRGVSAFFVDLNQEGIKRTHFDDIGTKPVGRGSVFFDDVFVPAENMMAEQDRAFGTIMAGFDYSRALIGLECLGAAQASVDETWAYVQEREAFGAPIVQYQGVSFPLAEAETQLTMMRQLCYYTLDLRDRGLPHTSQAAMCKWYLPKTACEILHQCLILHGHYGYTTDLPHHQRYNDVLGLQIGDGTAQIQKLVIAREKVGRMALQYDKKAKGAAK, from the coding sequence ATGCAATTCCAGCCTACAGACGATCAGAAGGCGTTTCGCGAGACCGCAAAGCGCTTCGCAACTGAAAGGCTTGCGCCCACATATCAAGAACGCGCCAGCGGCCATACATTCGACCGTGCGCTGATCAAGGAGATGGGCGCACTGGGGCTGATCGGGGCCGATCTGCCCGAGGAATTCGGGGGACTCGGCGAAAGCTCTGTCACGTCAGGGCTGATCGTCGAAGAGATCGCCTATGCTGATTTCAACGCAAGTTACGTGCAGCTTCTGGGCTCTCTCATGGGCGGAATGGTTGCCAAACATGCCTCCAAGGACATCGCGTCGGAATGGGTGCCCAAGGTTGTTTCGGGTGATGCTGTCATTGGCCTGGGCCTGACAGAGCCGCGCGGCGGTTCGGATGCGGCGAACCTGATTCTGAGGGCCGAGAAATCCGGCAACGGCTGGCGGCTGAACGGTGAAAAGACATCCATGAGTTTTGCCAGTCAGGCGGATGCGGCGGTCGTCTTTGCCCGTACCGGCGATCCTGACGGCGGCTCACGCGGGGTCAGCGCCTTTTTCGTCGATCTGAACCAGGAAGGCATCAAGCGCACCCATTTTGACGACATCGGCACCAAGCCTGTCGGGCGCGGCTCGGTTTTCTTTGACGATGTTTTCGTGCCGGCTGAAAACATGATGGCGGAACAGGACCGTGCCTTTGGCACGATCATGGCGGGCTTCGACTATTCCCGCGCACTGATCGGGCTGGAGTGCCTGGGGGCCGCGCAAGCGTCGGTGGATGAAACCTGGGCCTACGTTCAGGAGCGCGAGGCATTCGGGGCCCCAATCGTGCAGTATCAGGGTGTCAGCTTTCCCTTGGCCGAGGCCGAGACCCAACTTACCATGATGCGCCAGCTTTGCTATTACACGCTGGACCTGCGCGACCGTGGCCTGCCCCACACCTCTCAGGCCGCCATGTGCAAATGGTACCTGCCCAAAACCGCCTGCGAGATCCTGCACCAGTGCCTGATCCTGCACGGACATTACGGCTACACCACCGACCTGCCCCACCACCAGCGCTACAACGATGTGCTCGGCTTGCAGATCGGTGACGGGACCGCGCAGATCCAGAAGCTGGTGATCGCCCGCGAGAAGGTCGGTCGCATGGCGCTGCAGTATGACAAGAAGGCGAAGGGAGCCGCCAAATGA